CACCACACTTCCCAGTAAATCCAGTAAGggaccccagtgtcaccccagcaAGGGACACCACACTTCCAGTAAAGGACTCCATTGTAAATCCAGTATGGGACTCCAGTGTCACCCCAGTAAGGGACACCACTGTTACCCCAGTAAGAGACCCCATTCTCACCCCAATAAAGGATACCACACTTCCCAGTAAGAAACCCCCACTGTCCACCCCAGTAAGAGACCCCACTTCCCAGTAACAGACCCCACTGTCACCCCAGTATGGGACACCACACTTCCCAGTAAGAGACCCCCACTGTCCCCCCTCTCCAGTAAGTGACCCCAGTCCCAAAAACCTGTCAAGGCCCCCCCAAGGTGCAAAGGCAGCTGAAGGGCCCCACCTTGTGCTCCCCAAACCCCCTCTGAGGAGACCCAGGGGCTCCTGCACCTCCCCCAAACCAGCCCCGCGCCCACTGGAGGAGATTAATCAACACAAACTAAAATAATAAACTAATTGTGACAACAAACAACTCTGTCTCCCCCCGggagcccccagcacccccacgCCAGGCGCCCACCTGCCTCGTAGACCAGCGTGTTGTCCCTTGGCCACGGCGATCTGTAGCACAGGAACAGCGCGGGGCCCCACTGCAACGGAGGGTCGGGATGTTGGGGctcagcacgggcagggcagcgccGCGGGGACGAGGGGGGCGCCCCCCAAACCCACCATGCTGGTGTTGAGGTTCTTGTCCACGCGGCAGAAGGTGTGGGGCGTGCTCTCGCCCTTGCTGGGCATCACCAGGCAGATGTCGGTGACGCCCAGCGTGTGGTGCCCGGGCGGCTCGGCCGCGCGCCGGAACGTCAGGAACGTGCGCTGGTGGCCCGGCGAGCCCGCGGCCAGGTTGGCAGAGCGGCTGTAGGGCGTCGTGTCCAGCAGCTGGCAGCCCGGCTTGGGCCGGTCCTTGCCCTCGTAGTGCACCCTGAGATGGGTTTTATCAAAAATCCTTTATGTaaataatggttatctgctgctgcggGATGCAGCAGGCGCACCTGTGATTGGGCTCGTgtaattgtttctaattaatgccaAATCACAGTCTGGGTCACTCACAACcctttgttaccattctttttctattcttagctagccttctgaagaaatcctttcttctattcttttagtatgtttcaatatatatcataaagtaataaatcaagccttgtgaaacataAAATCACATTCTCATATCCACCCTCATCCTAAGggcccctgcaaacaccatcagAGGACAGGGGTGAGGGGAACTGCCAGTGGCACCTCCGGGGTCCTTCCCCAGCTTCCCAAACTCTTCCCCCTGCAGGTTTTTCCCCAGCTTCCCAAACTCTTCCCTCTCTGGGTTCTCCCCCAGCTTCCCAAACTCTTCCCTCTCTGGTTCTCCCCAGCTTCCCAAACTCTTCCCCTCCAGGTTCTTCCCCCGTTTCCCAAACTCTTCCCCggggctgctgtgacccagaGCAGGGACTCTGTGCCCCCCACTCACCCCAGCTCGATCAGGGGGGGTTTGTCCCGCCCCCGTTTGTAGCACAGGAACATCTGCGGGTTGTTGAGCAGCCCCGCGTTGAGGTCCACGGGGTGTCCGGACGTGCTGGTCTCGATGCAGGTGAAGCCCTGGGGCACTCCTCGCCCTGCGAGCGGATGATCACGGCCACGTCCGTGATGGGCTCCCCGGGCCGCGCCGGCCgcggctgctgctcctcctccagcgCCCGCGAGCCCTCGGCCAGCCCGGCCACCACGAAATAATCCACGAGCTGCGGGGGCTTCTCGTCCGCCATGGCTCCAACAGCATCTGCGGGGACACGGCCGACGGTGCCACCACCCCAGCGGGGACGGACGGGACGGGAAGGGAGGAGGTTCCGGTCACAGCCGCGGGACACGGGGACCCTCCggagcctgcagccacccccgaGCACGGGGAGCTCCCTCGGTAGCGCCCGGAGAGAGGACGGACCCCAACGCCGAGGCACCCCCGGTTCGGGGGCTCGCTCCTGCTTTGGGGGACCCGCTCCCTTCTGCGCCCCTGCTTTGGGACCTGCTCCGTTctgtgtcccctcgctgtccccagcgGCCCCAGGCCGAAAGACCCccctgtccccaaagtcccctcgGTCCCCGGAGCCCCCTCAGTGTGCCCAGCCCCCCGCGGCACCCCCGGTTGCGCACGGGGAGCGGCGGAGCCGGAGCACGGGGGcagcaggaaagggaaggaagCGGCGCCAGGCCCGGGCCGCGCACGTCACCCCGCCCCGCCACACCGGGGGGCCGCACGGCCGCGACCCCGCCGCGGacaccgcccgggacaccggGGTGGCTCCGTCAGCCCGGTACGGAGGGCACGGTCGCTGCACCGAGGGTGCCAGCAGTGACACCCCTCAGCCGggcggggacagcgacagggacagcgacagccctgcctggggtcaCCTCCTGCCGGGGCCTGCGGGGGTTCCCCATCCCCGCGTCCCCCCCGGTGACCCCTGGAGGATCCtccgtccccgtgtccctccgGTGGGGCCTCCGGAGCGTTCCCCATCCCCGTGGCCGCCCCGGTGCTCCCCCGGCCGGCCGGCCccgcatccccgtgtccccctcccgGTGACTGCCCCACATGCGGCCCGCAgagccagccccggccccgcagcccccgcgggacccccggcccggcccctcccggTTCCCCCACCCCCCCTCCCGGTAcctgcgggccgggccgggccgggccgggccggggccgcgtcTTGGGCTCCGCTGGCCGCGACCGCGCgcccgcccggcgcccgcccgcacagcgccccctggcggcggggAGGACTCGGGGACCTGCCGGGGGACACCGCCCCCCCGCCCAAAAActcaaacccccaaaatccccgaaacccctccccaaaatcctcagaactgccccaaaatcccagaaaccCCTCCCCAAAGTCCTCAGAAAATCCTCAGAACCCCTCCCACATATCCACAGAACGCCCTGCCCAAAATCCTCAGAAAATCCTCAGAACCCCTTCCCCAAAATTCTCAGAATGCCCTGCCCAAAACCCTCAGAAACCGTCCCCAAAATCCTCAGAAAATCCTCAGAACCCCCTCCCAAATCCTCCgaaaccctccccaaaatcctcagaaccccctccccaaaatcctcagaAACTCCCCAAAAATCTCagaaccccctccccaaaatcacccaCATGCCAGCAGGAGGGGAATTTAATTAACAtaggaatatattttaaaaaataataataataataaatcacTCCTGGGCTCCCTCCGGGGGGGGCCAGGGCCCCCCACCCACGGACGGGCCCCCCAattttggggaggggggcagGGGGCAAAGTTACAAGTGCTTTCTACACGTCCCCGGTAGCTgggtaatttggggaggggggctTGGGGTACATATTGGGGAGGGGGGAGCGGGATCTCTCCTTAAACATGATGATGATTAGCCggaaaaatgataaaataaagGCAGAAGCGGCCCCCCCGAGGGTCTCTACTACGGGGTTATGTACAGCCCCCCCGGGggtgcagccccctccccaaatttcccGGGGTTCGGTGCCAGGTGGGCTCTGGGGGTGGGAATTGAGGGGGGGGCGATGAGTGGAACCCCCCAGGGTGTTTGGGGGGGTGCCTGGATtgtctccccctccccaaattccctcacccCGAGGTGGTCCCGGGGTTTCCTGGAGAAGAGAACCcggtgggaatttggggagggggctggggggtgctggggaccCCCCCAACTTCGGAAGGAGCAGAAGGAGCCCTTGAGAGCCGTGCATGGAGCCCCCTCCCCACTTTTCCAGGATTTTCCTGCAGGACAGTGACAGGGTCAGTCCCAGGGTGGGAACTGGGGAGGGGGCTTGGCACGGACCCCCCCAGGCTCACTGGGGGCGGTCACAGCCCTTGACAGCCACAGTTTGGAGGGTCCGGACGGAGCCCCCGCCCatttctgtggggctggggggttcgcagctccctgcagccgggTTTGGGATCCGCTCCGGGGTTCGGGATCCGTTTCGGGGTTCGGGATCCGTTCCGGGGTTCGGGATCCGTTCCGGGGTTCGGGATCCGTTCCGGGGTTCGGGATCCGTTCCGGGGTTCGGGATCCGCTCCCGAGTTTGGGATCCATTCCGGGGTTCGGGATCCATTCCGGGTCGGGATCCGTTCCCGCCTCTCCCGTTGCACTCCCGGTGCATTCCGGGTGCTGTCCCGCTGCCTTCCCGGTTCTCTCCCGGAGCTGCCCCGGTCCCTCAGCGGGAGCGCAgcgggcggcggccccggggccgGCCCGGGCTCACTGCAGGCGGTCGGAGCGGAAGGAATCCTCCACGGCGGGGTCGGTGAGCAGCGCGCACGGGTCGCTCAGCATGCTCAGCCCGTCCAGCGTCAGCGGCTCGATGCGCAGCTCCTCCTCCAGGCCCCCCAGGCTCCCCAGCGAGCCCCCCTCCACCTCGAAGCCCGGCACCCCCGCCAGGGCCGTGGCGATCTCCTTGGACAGCCCGGGGGCGAGTCGCCTGCGGGGAACGGGGAgaggggggacacgggggtcaGCGGGGACAGACACCCCgggacagcccagggaccccTGACAGCCCAGAGACCCCCGGGACACCACCCTGGGACAGCCCAGAGACCCCTGAGACACCCCCCGTGACAgcccagagacccccaggacagcccAGGAATCCCCAGCCCTCACCTCCCCTCCTGTGACTCTCCCAAACAGCCCCCAGCCCACTCCTTGTGACGCCCCATGGACCCCCAGCCCCCCAGAGACCCCCTGCCCCAAGCCCAGGCCCCCCCGTGCCTCCCACCTGTGAAGATGATGTTGGGGATGGGGCCGTGGCGGCTGCAGTTGCTCAGGTTTGGGCGGCTCAGGCCGGGCGGGTCGTAGCCCCCCTCGCTCGGGGGGTAACCCAGGGCCCCCCCCAAATCCTCGGGGAAGCCTCCGCTGTTCCCGGGGGGGCTCTCCCCGATCCCGAACTGCTCCAGCTGTGGGGAGGGGGAGACACGGGAGGTGAGACCCCCACAGAGGGAGGGGAGACCCCCACAGAGGGTGCCCTGTCCCCATCTCTCCCTGGTGACCCCATCCAAGGGTCGCCACCCCATATCCCCCATGCAGCATCCCCTGACCTCATGTCCACCCCAAAAGGACCCCCCTTgacaggtccctgtccccatgtccccctgtccccatgtccaacCTCCCAAGGACCCTCCTGATGGGTCCCCACCCCCTGACCCCACGCCCACCCCACAAAGGACCCTCCTGACGGGTCCCTGACCCCATGCCCCCCTTGCCCCCCTATCCCCATATCCACCCCAAAAAGGACCCTCCTGATGAGTCCTCCCCATCCCCACGTTCCCCatgcagggtcccctgtccccatgttcCCCTTGCCCCCCTGACCCCATGTCCCCCCTTCAGGGTCTCCTGTCCCCATATCCACCCCACAAGGACCCTCCTGGTGggtccccatccccacatcccccagaggtgcccccctgtccccatgtccccgtgtccccgtgccccACTCACGCTGCCCAGGCCGAAGTCTGCTgcgtggggctgtgccaggggctgccccaggggGGTGCCGGGGGTGTAGGGGGGGTTGTAGGGGCGCGGGGGGGGCGCGGGGCCCCTCGGGGGGGGCtgggagcccagcagcagccccggctGCCCGTAGGGGTACGGGGGCAGCCGCTGCTCCGCCGGCAGCTTGCTGGTGTCCAGGGGCACGCCCTGCGGAGAGAACGGGGAGGGGGCGTCAGCAGGGCCCCCCCCCGAGGGtggggggctcccccagcccccccagcagcggCAGGAGCCGTCCCTGAGAGCCCCGaaacagccagggctgcagccggAGCCGCTGAGGGGAGGGGGCCTGGAGGGGACGTGGGgggcctgggagggactggggggtcctgggagggACATTGAGGGGTCCCTAGAAGGGACACAGGGTcccccccactgtccctgagcacagggaggggctgtgggggtgagGGGGGCCCTGGGGTGTGGGTGAGATGAGGATGGAAACGAGACGAGAAGTGAAGGcacgaggaggatgaggaggttgAGGATAAGCGGGACGAAGAggagggtgaggaagaggaggtccaagataaggataaggatggggaagaggagaaagagaaagaagaaaaagaagagaaagagaaggaacaCAAGGATGAGAAGGAGGATGGCGAAGagcagaaacagaaggaaaaggaagagaaaggacaCAAGGATGAAAAGAAGGAAGATGGAgaagaggacaaggaggaggagaaagaaggggaaaggaggaaaaggacagAGGTGAGATCCAAGACAAGAACAaggatggggaagagaagaaagggaaagaagaaaaagagaaggaacACAAGAAGGGTAAGAAGAGGGAGGATGGGGAagaggacgaggagaaggagacaaggaggaggagaaggaaggggaaaggaagaggacaaggagggggaaaggaggaaaaggccgaggaagaggaggaggaggaggccgaggaagaggaggcggcggcgccggAGCGGGGGACGACGACGATGCGTACCTGGGTGATGGAGGACAATGTGGGTGACATTGTTGGTGAGAACTGTTTGGGGTGCTGCCGTCTGCAGTCGCCGGCcgcgggcagggacagggggctgagCGGGACGCGCCGGCGGGGCGAGGTGGCCGCGAAGGAGCCGCCCAGCCCCGAGGGCAGGCTGGGGTTGCTGGGCGAGGACTGCAGCGGCTGCGGCCGCGGGGACGTGGGCAGCGAGGGGTTGGAGAGCGAGGAGGACAGCGAGGAGGGCAGGGACTGGTTGGacagggaggaggggatggaggagctgcTGTGCGAGGACTGCAGCGAGGGGTTGCTGAGGGAGGCCTGCAGCGAGGGGCCGCGCAGGGAGGCCTGCAGGTTGGGATTGCTCAGGGAGGACTGCAGGGACGGGTTACtcagggagctctgcagaggTGAGGGGAGTCCTGTGGGGACAAAAACAGAGAGCACCGTTACCCcggcacggccccagccccgggacGGCCCGGGGACGGGGACGGAGGGGAACAAAACGATggggacggacacacggacacagggacGGACACACACCCCGGGCAGGAGCGGgagggggcactggggtgggAGACGGGCTCCTCCCGGACCCCTGTGagacccctggcactgccagagcgcagggaatgacagctgggcacccccagggacccccaaaacgaATGGATCTTATAGGGCAACAGGGTGGGAGCTGGGCTCCCCTCAGAGACCCACAACACCATGGGACCCCACAGGGCAACAGGGTGCGAGCTGGGCTCCCCTCAGAGACCCACAGAGCCATTGGACCCCACAGGGGAACAGGGTGGGAGCTGGGCTCCCCCCACACACCCACAGGACCCCCAGATCCATCCCCACCCCACTCTCAGATTGCTCCATCCCAGACTGGGATCCCTGgagctgccactgccaccccaggACACCTCCtggaggggctctgtgtccccccaCACCATGCAGGGGTCCCCATCTCTGTCTGTTGGACACTGGTGGCGCTCCCTGTGTCCCTcagagcagttcccagcctggggACCCTCTCTGGGTGCAGGGGGGGTCCCAGCTCACCTGGGGGGTCGTAGCCCAGCCCGACgccgccggcgctgccgctgaTGCCCAGGTGGGTCATGGTGGTGGCCAGGTTGGAGGTGCTGCTGCCCCCGCTCAGGGGCGGGTACGGGGCCTCCTCGGGGTCCAGGGGGGTGGGCAGGGGGGACGGGAAGTGCAGCGTGGTCAGGTCGGGCAGGGACCCCCCCGTGTTGAGGGCCGAGGGCATGAGGGGCACGTTGGCAGGTTGATCCGGGGATGGGAATACGCTGGCACAGGGGGGAGAGAGACGGGATCAGAGCAGGACAGGggctcccccagtgcccccagtgcccctttcccacctccagc
The DNA window shown above is from Melospiza melodia melodia isolate bMelMel2 chromosome 25, bMelMel2.pri, whole genome shotgun sequence and carries:
- the LOC134429308 gene encoding CREB-regulated transcription coactivator 2-like isoform X3, with product MAAAGAGAGPGPGAGPSAGAGASNPRKFSEKIALQKQRQAEETAAFEEVMMEICSTRLQAQKLRLAHSRGPFYSGSLPNVNQIGSGVPDFQGPSPLDSTRGTRHHGLVERVQRDPRRMMSPLRRYVRQIDSSPYGPTYLSPPPEPSWRRTMPWSNFPMEKGHLFRLPSALNRTNSDSALHTSVMNPTPQDSYLGPSQAGPPPGRRAGFLDGDSDSKVFLFQVPPIEENFDDNKHSLKPWDAKKLSSSSARPRSCEVPGIHVFPSPDQPANVPLMPSALNTGGSLPDLTTLHFPSPLPTPLDPEEAPYPPLSGGSSTSNLATTMTHLGISGSAGGVGLGYDPPGRAPGHQQAAGGAAAAPVPLRAAGAAAGLPAPPEGPRAPPAPLQPPLHPRHPPGAAPGTAPRSRLRPGQPGAVRDRGEPPREQRRLPRGFGGGPGLPPERGGLRPARPEPPKPEQLQPPRPHPQHHLHRRLAPGLSKEIATALAGVPGFEVEGGSLGSLGGLEEELRIEPLTLDGLSMLSDPCALLTDPAVEDSFRSDRLQ
- the LOC134429308 gene encoding CREB-regulated transcription coactivator 2-like isoform X2, encoding MAAAGAGAGPGPGAGPSAGAGASNPRKFSEKIALQKQRQAEETAAFEEVMMEICSTRLQAQKLRLAHSRGPFYSGSLPNVNQIGSGVPDFQGPSPLDSTRGTRHHGLVERVQRDPRRMMSPLRRYVRQIDSSPYGPTYLSPPPEPSWRRTMPWSNFPMEKGHLFRLPSALNRTNSDSALHTSVMNPTPQDSYLGPSQAGPPPGRRAGFLDGDSDSKVFLFQVPPIEENFDDNKHSLKPWDAKKLSSSSARPRSCEVPGIHVFPSPDQPANVPLMPSALNTGGSLPDLTTLHFPSPLPTPLDPEEAPYPPLSGGSSTSNLATTMTHLGISGSAGGVGLGYDPPGLPSPLQSSLSNPSLQSSLSNPNLQASLRGPSLQASLSNPSLQSSHSSSSIPSSLSNQSLPSSLSSSLSNPSLPTSPRPQPLQSSPSNPSLPSGLGGSFAATSPRRRVPLSPLSLPAAGDCRRQHPKQFSPTMSPTLSSITQGVPLDTSKLPAEQRLPPYPYGQPGLLLGSQPPPRGPAPPPRPYNPPYTPGTPLGQPLAQPHAADFGLGSLEQFGIGESPPGNSGGFPEDLGGALGYPPSEGGYDPPGLSRPNLSNCSRHGPIPNIIFTGDSPPGCPRRSPRPWRGCRASRWRGARWGAWGAWRRSCASSR
- the LOC134429308 gene encoding CREB-regulated transcription coactivator 2-like isoform X1, which produces MAAAGAGAGPGPGAGPSAGAGASNPRKFSEKIALQKQRQAEETAAFEEVMMEICSTRLQAQKLRLAHSRGPFYSGSLPNVNQIGSGVPDFQGPSPLDSTRGTRHHGLVERVQRDPRRMMSPLRRYVRQIDSSPYGPTYLSPPPEPSWRRTMPWSNFPMEKGHLFRLPSALNRTNSDSALHTSVMNPTPQDSYLGPSQAGPPPGRRAGFLDGDSDSKVFLFQVPPIEENFDDNKHSLKPWDAKKLSSSSARPRSCEVPGIHVFPSPDQPANVPLMPSALNTGGSLPDLTTLHFPSPLPTPLDPEEAPYPPLSGGSSTSNLATTMTHLGISGSAGGVGLGYDPPGLPSPLQSSLSNPSLQSSLSNPNLQASLRGPSLQASLSNPSLQSSHSSSSIPSSLSNQSLPSSLSSSLSNPSLPTSPRPQPLQSSPSNPSLPSGLGGSFAATSPRRRVPLSPLSLPAAGDCRRQHPKQFSPTMSPTLSSITQVRIVVVPRSGAAASSSSASSSSSSSAFSSFPPPCPLPFPFLLLLLVSFSSSSSPSSLFLPFLCSFSFSSFPFFSSPSLFLSWISPLSFSSFPLLSPPPCPLLHLPSFHPCVLSLPFPSVSALRHPPSHPCVPSLSLLFLLSLSPLPHPYPYLGPPLPHPPLRPAYPQPPHPPRAFTSRLVSILISPTPQGPPHPHSPSLCSGTVGGTLCPF